The following are encoded together in the Pseudoalteromonas ruthenica genome:
- a CDS encoding amidohydrolase yields the protein MRKYTASLSAVAVALAVAGCQQSDGPQGEKISIEKNPYPSTYQPMPRQSTLITNATVLTGDGQRIDAGDVYMVDGQIKQVGKDLDVQADVTINAQGKWVTPGIIDVHSHLGAYPSPAVESHQDGNEMTSPNTAAVWVEHSVWPQDPGFNRAREGGITTLQILPGSANLFGGRSVTLKNVPAHTMQGMKFPEAPYGLKMACGENPKRVYGSKGVLPSTRMGNMAGYRKAWIDATEYKRAWEKYEADYDAGKNVEAPERDITLDTLSAVLDGDILIHNHCYKAEEMAMMIDLGKEFGYHSGTFHHGIEAYKIADLLAENGNCAALWPDWWGFKMEAYDMVQENVAIVDAVKNSCAIVHSDSDTTIQRLNQEAAKVMYRANDNGFDIDEAHAIKWITSNAAKSLGVADKTGTLSAGKQADVVLWNQNPFSVYAKAEQVFIDGAKVYDRNDEKYQAQSDFMLGQR from the coding sequence ATGCGTAAATACACAGCAAGCCTAAGTGCTGTTGCCGTGGCGCTGGCAGTAGCCGGTTGCCAGCAAAGTGACGGTCCGCAAGGCGAAAAAATATCTATCGAAAAGAACCCCTATCCAAGTACTTATCAGCCTATGCCACGTCAATCGACGTTGATCACCAATGCCACAGTATTAACGGGTGATGGTCAGCGCATCGATGCCGGCGATGTGTACATGGTTGACGGGCAAATTAAGCAGGTAGGCAAAGACCTGGACGTGCAAGCCGATGTCACCATCAACGCACAAGGTAAATGGGTGACACCTGGTATCATTGATGTCCACTCCCACCTGGGTGCTTATCCAAGTCCAGCGGTAGAATCACACCAAGATGGTAATGAAATGACCAGCCCTAACACCGCAGCCGTGTGGGTGGAGCATTCAGTGTGGCCGCAAGACCCTGGATTTAACCGTGCCCGTGAAGGCGGGATCACCACTTTGCAGATTTTGCCCGGCTCAGCGAACTTATTCGGTGGGCGCAGCGTGACGCTAAAAAATGTACCGGCACACACTATGCAGGGAATGAAGTTTCCTGAGGCACCCTATGGCTTAAAAATGGCTTGTGGTGAGAACCCTAAGCGCGTTTATGGCAGTAAAGGTGTGTTGCCATCAACGCGAATGGGCAACATGGCGGGTTACCGAAAGGCGTGGATTGACGCAACTGAGTACAAGCGTGCTTGGGAGAAGTATGAAGCGGACTACGATGCGGGTAAGAACGTAGAAGCGCCTGAGCGTGATATTACGTTAGATACGCTCAGTGCGGTATTGGACGGTGACATCCTCATTCACAATCATTGCTATAAAGCTGAAGAAATGGCGATGATGATTGATTTAGGTAAAGAGTTTGGCTACCACTCAGGCACGTTCCACCATGGTATCGAGGCTTACAAAATCGCTGATTTACTCGCTGAGAATGGCAACTGTGCCGCACTGTGGCCAGATTGGTGGGGATTCAAAATGGAAGCCTATGACATGGTACAAGAGAATGTTGCCATCGTAGATGCGGTTAAAAATTCCTGCGCTATTGTGCATTCAGACTCTGACACCACAATTCAGCGCCTAAACCAAGAAGCGGCGAAAGTAATGTATCGCGCCAATGATAATGGCTTCGACATTGATGAAGCGCATGCTATTAAGTGGATCACCTCCAATGCTGCAAAATCACTGGGCGTAGCAGATAAAACGGGTACCTTAAGCGCAGGCAAGCAAGCCGATGTGGTACTTTGGAATCAAAACCCATTCAGTGTGTATGCCAAAGCAGAGCAGGTGTTTATCGACGGTGCCAAAGTGTATGACCGTAACGATGAAAAATACCAAGCACAAAGTGACTTTATGTTAGGCCAACGCTAA
- a CDS encoding DUF3718 domain-containing protein: MKRTALLTSALALGLLSTTASADSSKFIAADNSAGTELCMAITKNSPLKLRRSMKEHYVNTYTMENKLACNDLTVRQFASLYGFDRSLKVLNIERLTETSIRDLAAKNDTDSFMVYGSK, encoded by the coding sequence ATGAAACGCACCGCATTATTAACCAGCGCTTTGGCCCTTGGCCTACTTTCAACTACAGCCTCTGCAGATAGCTCAAAATTTATAGCTGCCGATAACAGCGCTGGCACCGAGTTATGTATGGCAATTACTAAAAACAGCCCACTGAAGCTGCGCCGCTCTATGAAAGAGCATTACGTTAATACCTACACCATGGAAAACAAATTAGCGTGTAATGATTTAACTGTTCGCCAATTTGCCAGCCTTTACGGCTTCGATCGCAGCCTCAAAGTCCTCAATATAGAGCGCCTAACTGAAACCTCTATTCGCGATTTAGCAGCCAAAAACGACACCGATTCTTTTATGGTGTACGGCTCAAAGTAA
- a CDS encoding fructosamine kinase family protein yields MWNAVAQVISDTLATPFEITQKQQLSNSSADMLFRISDGQHTFFVKVAPLSALERLECEAQSLSLLTQESLFLVPDCLATDTTLEFAFNIIEWLDFSDPTPPNWAKMGEYLAMMHQKHEQAMFGNEQDNFIGVTAQPNRWHKKWDVFFSEERIGWQMQLLAEKGFHFCDIDTLVDCVKARLHSHNVQPSLLHGDLWRGNVGFVNSVPCLYDPACYYGDREADIAMTRLFGPFPDAFYTAYNAHYPLAHDHRSREGIYNLYHLLNHANIFAGHYLTQARDSIETIIHQQNGGD; encoded by the coding sequence ATGTGGAACGCCGTCGCCCAAGTAATTAGTGATACCTTAGCTACTCCTTTCGAAATCACGCAAAAGCAGCAATTAAGTAATTCCTCGGCCGATATGCTATTTCGTATCAGCGATGGGCAACATACATTTTTTGTTAAAGTTGCCCCGCTCAGTGCGCTGGAGCGTCTTGAGTGCGAAGCGCAAAGCTTGTCGCTATTAACACAAGAGTCGTTGTTTTTGGTGCCGGACTGCTTAGCCACAGACACCACTCTGGAGTTTGCTTTTAATATTATAGAGTGGCTGGATTTTAGTGACCCTACCCCTCCCAACTGGGCAAAAATGGGTGAATATCTGGCGATGATGCATCAAAAGCACGAACAGGCCATGTTTGGCAATGAACAAGACAATTTCATTGGCGTTACTGCACAGCCCAATCGATGGCACAAAAAGTGGGATGTATTCTTTAGTGAAGAACGTATCGGCTGGCAAATGCAGTTACTGGCGGAAAAAGGGTTTCACTTTTGTGATATCGATACGTTAGTGGATTGTGTTAAAGCGCGCTTGCACAGCCACAACGTGCAACCGTCATTATTACATGGGGATCTGTGGCGCGGTAATGTCGGCTTTGTTAACTCCGTCCCATGCCTATACGATCCAGCCTGTTATTACGGTGATAGAGAAGCGGATATTGCTATGACACGGTTATTTGGCCCTTTCCCAGACGCCTTTTATACCGCTTATAACGCACACTACCCGCTGGCGCACGATCATCGCTCCCGCGAGGGAATATACAACCTCTATCACCTGCTTAATCATGCCAACATCTTCGCCGGTCATTATTTGACGCAGGCGCGTGACAGTATCGAAACCATAATTCATCAACAAAACGGTGGCGATTAA
- a CDS encoding CPXCG motif-containing cysteine-rich protein, giving the protein MKDYSLQRIRCPHCGNHIFVDVDTSSGDQDYYEDCSACCNPIHLNMHIDYALNKVQLRVDADDEQIF; this is encoded by the coding sequence ATGAAAGACTACAGCCTACAGCGCATTCGCTGTCCCCATTGCGGCAATCATATTTTTGTTGATGTCGATACATCTTCAGGGGATCAAGACTACTACGAGGATTGCTCAGCGTGCTGTAACCCTATTCACCTTAATATGCACATCGACTACGCCTTAAACAAAGTACAGTTAAGGGTCGACGCCGACGATGAGCAAATTTTTTAA
- a CDS encoding riboflavin synthase, which translates to MFTGIVQCQAHVVAAKLEDAVLRLVLSVNKNYLQHLDLGASIAINGCCLTVVKVESPAGDVVGQVHFDVIDETLALTNLGQLRPGHAVNFERSVTFGTELGGHIVSGHIHTTSEVLERIDSEDNCRLHLSLDEKWRDYVLYKGFVCVNGASLTVGELSEQGFWLHLIPETLSITNIGEAVTGSVFNIEVDQQTYTIVNTVQRYLQQHKP; encoded by the coding sequence ATGTTTACCGGAATAGTGCAGTGCCAAGCTCATGTCGTTGCTGCAAAGCTCGAAGACGCGGTTCTGCGGTTAGTACTTTCTGTGAATAAAAATTACTTACAGCACCTAGACTTAGGGGCCAGCATTGCCATCAATGGTTGTTGTCTTACCGTTGTTAAAGTAGAAAGCCCCGCCGGTGATGTTGTCGGCCAAGTGCATTTCGATGTAATTGATGAAACTTTGGCTCTCACCAACTTAGGCCAGTTGCGACCAGGCCACGCAGTTAATTTTGAGCGGTCAGTCACCTTTGGCACTGAGTTAGGCGGGCATATTGTCTCTGGGCACATTCACACCACCAGTGAAGTACTTGAGCGTATAGACAGTGAAGATAACTGCCGCTTGCATTTATCCTTGGATGAGAAGTGGCGTGACTACGTCTTATATAAAGGGTTTGTGTGCGTTAATGGCGCAAGCCTTACCGTGGGCGAGCTCAGTGAACAGGGCTTTTGGCTGCATCTTATTCCTGAAACCTTAAGCATTACCAATATTGGCGAGGCAGTCACTGGCAGTGTCTTTAATATTGAGGTAGACCAGCAGACTTACACCATAGTCAATACGGTGCAGCGTTACCTACAACAACACAAACCCTAA
- a CDS encoding MATE family efflux transporter has translation MKFCTWEAGRLLRLAAPVFFAQVTLVLMSVVDTIMAGQVSAVDLAALSIATGLWNPMVLALLGVLLALTSLVAHSFGANDEPAIRTHFQQGCYLAVLLCLAGVAIAQLAPVLIAQLDTQASVKVLAQDYIDYIQWGLPGFFVYSLFRNVAEGKAYTAPAFYISIIGLLVNIPANYIFIHGHFGAPALGGAGCGVATALVFAAMGSAQFIYSLISKRIDGPGLFRHFAKPDGRAIWAMFKLGVPLSLATFFEVTLFACIPLFIASLGAIAVAGHQVAASVTTLLFMLPMSLSMAVAIRFGNLYGQQDFVALKRCMSTSFVLSIAIAALVALVTYLLRFDISAIYSDNPEVIALAASIMVLACFYQLPDALQVVSSGMLRGIKHTSPISYITFISYWLIGFALGYVLGRTDYIVPAMGPQGFWLGIIVGLSCAAVLLIWTLRRRLAQAPFNF, from the coding sequence ATGAAGTTTTGTACTTGGGAGGCTGGGCGTTTGTTGCGTTTGGCCGCACCGGTGTTTTTTGCACAAGTTACGTTGGTATTAATGTCGGTCGTCGACACCATTATGGCTGGCCAAGTAAGTGCCGTTGACCTAGCCGCTCTTTCAATTGCGACCGGATTGTGGAACCCCATGGTACTGGCACTGTTAGGCGTCTTATTGGCACTCACTTCGTTAGTTGCTCATAGCTTTGGGGCAAATGACGAGCCGGCAATTCGTACCCATTTTCAGCAAGGCTGTTACTTAGCCGTGCTGCTCTGTTTAGCCGGCGTCGCGATTGCGCAATTGGCGCCGGTGCTCATTGCACAACTCGATACTCAAGCCAGCGTAAAAGTACTGGCTCAAGATTATATCGACTATATCCAATGGGGCCTGCCTGGGTTCTTTGTTTACTCGCTGTTTCGCAACGTGGCTGAGGGGAAGGCCTACACCGCGCCTGCATTTTATATTTCAATTATCGGTTTGCTGGTGAATATTCCCGCCAATTATATATTTATACACGGCCACTTCGGCGCACCTGCGCTCGGAGGTGCTGGCTGTGGCGTCGCTACGGCCCTCGTCTTTGCGGCCATGGGCAGTGCTCAGTTTATTTATAGTTTAATAAGTAAACGCATCGATGGACCAGGTTTGTTTCGTCATTTTGCCAAGCCTGACGGCAGAGCTATTTGGGCGATGTTTAAACTCGGCGTGCCGCTGTCATTAGCGACCTTTTTCGAGGTGACGTTATTTGCTTGTATTCCTTTATTTATTGCCTCGCTGGGGGCTATCGCCGTCGCCGGTCACCAGGTCGCCGCTTCGGTCACTACCTTGTTGTTTATGCTGCCAATGAGCCTATCGATGGCAGTGGCCATTCGCTTTGGCAACCTATACGGACAGCAGGACTTTGTTGCACTTAAACGCTGCATGAGTACAAGTTTTGTGTTGTCTATCGCCATCGCGGCATTGGTTGCCTTAGTCACTTACCTGCTGCGTTTTGATATCAGCGCCATATACAGTGATAACCCCGAGGTAATAGCACTTGCCGCAAGCATTATGGTGCTCGCCTGTTTTTATCAACTACCGGATGCACTGCAAGTGGTTAGCAGCGGTATGCTCAGAGGGATCAAGCATACCAGTCCAATTTCATACATTACCTTCATCTCTTACTGGCTGATCGGCTTTGCTCTAGGCTACGTACTAGGTCGTACTGATTACATCGTGCCAGCGATGGGACCGCAAGGGTTCTGGTTAGGGATCATTGTCGGCTTATCTTGTGCTGCGGTACTGCTTATTTGGACTCTCAGGAGGCGACTTGCTCAGGCTCCTTTTAATTTTTAG
- a CDS encoding DUF3080 family protein → MLRLLLIFSLVVLAGCAEGPEQVHEEYRARLAKFLPINEAHTLTVERWPEFSAEPLDSGVRMGILELGQLGHCQLATDIAGRNNQLGKVATASERFKYHLRFLQQVNACLNHPDSETLSPSLIAALEQEKQFKTRTLGQAFNNLLAQEKELKHLFTFSRNALDFDEQAGRVNSQSALTQLANIADNLAQHNVEDIDTEQLTQALEQLNRSDYIAKLLRATREQIALNNALSAELERIKLPGDICAAHKNNRNSMIVHNIFNKFYIGQLQGFQSHLAGRLQQLQPIFTRILQFQPDDSHIKVQLLGTHGEPSLLAELKTSSRRHVTWWQAFYKHCDLTPGE, encoded by the coding sequence TTGCTCAGGCTCCTTTTAATTTTTAGTTTGGTTGTGCTCGCTGGCTGCGCCGAGGGGCCCGAGCAGGTCCACGAAGAATATCGTGCGCGGCTCGCTAAATTTTTACCTATTAATGAAGCACATACCCTAACCGTTGAACGCTGGCCTGAGTTTAGCGCAGAGCCTCTGGACAGCGGCGTGCGCATGGGCATTTTGGAGCTTGGCCAACTGGGCCATTGTCAGCTTGCCACTGACATTGCCGGGCGCAACAATCAACTGGGTAAAGTTGCTACGGCCAGTGAACGTTTTAAGTATCACCTACGCTTTTTACAACAAGTGAACGCCTGCCTAAATCACCCCGATAGCGAGACATTAAGTCCATCGCTTATCGCTGCTCTTGAGCAGGAAAAACAATTTAAGACACGCACCCTGGGCCAAGCTTTTAATAACTTGCTGGCCCAAGAAAAAGAGCTTAAACACCTCTTTACCTTTTCGCGCAACGCGCTCGATTTTGACGAGCAAGCGGGTCGCGTAAATAGCCAAAGTGCGCTGACCCAACTTGCCAATATTGCAGATAACCTTGCCCAGCACAATGTTGAAGATATTGATACCGAGCAACTGACGCAAGCGCTTGAGCAGCTAAACCGCAGTGATTATATAGCCAAGTTACTGCGCGCAACGCGCGAGCAAATTGCCCTAAACAATGCCCTGAGCGCCGAGCTTGAGCGCATCAAGTTACCCGGAGATATTTGCGCTGCCCATAAAAACAACCGTAATAGCATGATAGTGCATAATATCTTTAACAAGTTCTACATTGGCCAACTGCAAGGCTTTCAAAGCCACCTCGCCGGCAGGTTACAGCAATTACAGCCCATTTTTACCCGCATACTGCAATTTCAGCCAGACGACAGCCATATCAAGGTACAGTTGCTAGGCACTCATGGCGAGCCGAGCTTGCTCGCGGAGCTTAAAACATCGAGCCGCCGCCATGTAACCTGGTGGCAAGCGTTTTACAAACACTGCGATTTAACACCAGGTGAGTAA
- a CDS encoding arsinothricin resistance N-acetyltransferase ArsN1 family B has protein sequence MLRHVTPEDAKAIAELYNYYIRHTTFTFEESLVDTQLMSQRIASIKAVDLPWLVYVQDGELKGYAYASKWKERSAYRFAVETSVYVAHQHQGQGIGRQLYSALLETLTAQGVHTAIGGITLPNPPSIALHQALGMHKVAHFEKVGYKFEQWLDVGYWQIHLQA, from the coding sequence TTGTTACGACACGTCACGCCTGAAGATGCTAAGGCCATCGCCGAGCTATATAACTATTATATTCGCCACACCACCTTTACTTTTGAAGAGTCGCTTGTCGATACCCAGCTTATGAGTCAGCGGATCGCAAGCATTAAAGCGGTGGACTTACCCTGGCTGGTATATGTACAAGACGGCGAACTCAAAGGGTACGCCTATGCGAGTAAATGGAAAGAGCGCAGCGCCTATCGTTTTGCTGTCGAGACGAGCGTGTATGTGGCGCATCAACATCAGGGCCAAGGAATAGGGCGCCAGCTCTATAGCGCACTGCTCGAGACACTCACCGCGCAGGGGGTGCATACCGCTATCGGTGGCATTACGTTACCTAACCCCCCGAGTATTGCTTTGCATCAGGCGTTAGGCATGCATAAGGTCGCGCATTTTGAAAAAGTGGGGTACAAATTTGAGCAATGGCTGGACGTTGGCTATTGGCAAATTCACCTACAGGCTTAA
- a CDS encoding methyl-accepting chemotaxis protein produces MLNNLSLRQKILLLIGGTLSVLMVAVAVFFINHIASLSRNSVEREVQNYLDAERLSMQSFFAQYGKVVETYVTSPHMVDFFDNYRERGVALSSLPDYPLLNDNFIRISGRDSNILSAFFASAHTGEYFKENERTSAYGDGRPYYAYKRPWWQDALNKGQLYVGAISVDINTGDASAVVQQPVYNDAKELVGVGGVDLQINAIKDIVEDITFQGEGFGFLLDSDLNVVHLSQRTGHSLSITDTGEGKDNLSALEQQFKQTQGFDTLNSAIANNDSGIVKVTLKGQEFYALFNSLKLDKPVIDWHLGVLIPVSLIEEPVNDAVMSASIAVVVILAIIVAMIFWVTHLVAKPITTLTHIMRDIASGEGDLTRRIDISSNDEVGQLAHHMNTFIDKLRAMMLNTAAQAEQLSAAASQLQQVSGQTNSEIQKEKQQVDSVSAAVTEMATTVNEISRNANQTNDAAASVQQVSEQGRSQSNQSQQVMHELAEHIGEAAQVVTGLAQETNNIGAVIDVINGIAEQTNLLALNAAIEAARAGEQGRGFAVVADEVRSLASRTQESTDDIRTMIDKLQSIADKASNMMAQGQERAQGSVTQTQAVLQSLEQIGESVAHVLDQSHQIATSTEEQSIVAEDINTSLSAINDLVNNTAHHADTLANEAKDLNALASSLNATVNQFKL; encoded by the coding sequence ATGTTAAACAACCTCTCCTTACGTCAGAAGATTTTATTGCTGATCGGTGGCACCTTGAGCGTTTTAATGGTTGCCGTGGCCGTGTTCTTCATTAACCATATCGCGTCTTTATCTCGAAATAGTGTTGAGCGCGAAGTACAAAATTACTTAGATGCTGAGCGTTTGTCGATGCAGTCGTTTTTTGCGCAATACGGCAAGGTAGTTGAAACCTATGTGACCAGCCCGCATATGGTCGACTTTTTCGATAACTACCGTGAGCGCGGTGTGGCGTTATCCTCTTTACCTGATTATCCACTACTGAACGATAATTTTATCCGTATTAGCGGTCGCGACAGTAATATTTTGTCTGCGTTTTTTGCCTCGGCTCACACCGGTGAATACTTCAAAGAAAATGAGCGTACCTCAGCGTATGGCGATGGTCGCCCTTACTATGCGTATAAGCGACCCTGGTGGCAAGATGCGCTGAATAAAGGTCAACTTTATGTTGGCGCTATCTCTGTCGACATCAACACGGGAGACGCATCCGCTGTGGTGCAGCAGCCGGTTTACAATGACGCCAAAGAACTGGTCGGTGTAGGTGGGGTTGATTTACAAATTAATGCCATTAAAGACATTGTCGAGGACATTACTTTCCAAGGCGAGGGCTTTGGCTTTTTGCTCGACAGTGATTTAAATGTGGTGCATTTATCGCAGCGTACCGGGCATTCATTGTCGATAACAGATACCGGTGAAGGTAAAGATAACTTGAGTGCTCTTGAGCAACAATTCAAGCAAACTCAAGGGTTTGATACGCTTAATAGCGCAATAGCCAACAACGACAGTGGCATTGTTAAGGTGACCCTTAAAGGCCAAGAGTTTTATGCTTTATTCAATAGCCTAAAGCTCGATAAGCCGGTGATCGATTGGCACTTAGGAGTGCTTATTCCAGTGAGCTTAATTGAAGAGCCCGTTAATGATGCGGTGATGTCGGCGTCCATCGCCGTGGTGGTGATTCTTGCCATTATTGTTGCGATGATTTTCTGGGTGACTCATTTAGTTGCCAAGCCTATCACCACCTTAACCCATATTATGCGTGATATTGCCTCCGGTGAGGGCGACTTAACGCGGCGTATTGATATCTCGAGTAACGATGAGGTGGGCCAGCTTGCCCATCACATGAACACCTTTATCGATAAGCTGCGGGCGATGATGCTGAACACTGCTGCGCAGGCAGAGCAGTTAAGTGCCGCCGCTAGCCAGTTGCAACAAGTCTCTGGGCAAACCAACAGTGAAATCCAAAAAGAGAAGCAACAAGTCGACAGTGTCAGCGCGGCGGTGACCGAAATGGCCACTACAGTCAATGAAATCTCACGGAACGCCAATCAAACCAATGATGCCGCTGCATCGGTGCAACAGGTTAGTGAGCAAGGGCGTTCGCAATCAAATCAGTCACAGCAGGTGATGCATGAGCTAGCTGAACACATTGGCGAGGCCGCGCAAGTGGTCACTGGCTTGGCGCAAGAAACCAATAATATTGGCGCGGTGATCGATGTGATTAACGGCATTGCTGAGCAAACTAATCTGCTGGCACTCAATGCTGCAATTGAAGCCGCACGAGCTGGCGAGCAAGGTCGCGGTTTTGCCGTGGTGGCGGATGAGGTGCGATCGCTTGCGAGTCGCACACAAGAGTCGACCGACGATATTCGCACTATGATTGATAAACTGCAAAGCATTGCTGATAAGGCCTCAAATATGATGGCGCAGGGCCAAGAGCGGGCTCAGGGCTCGGTCACACAAACCCAAGCCGTGTTGCAGTCATTAGAGCAAATAGGGGAGTCGGTGGCGCATGTGCTTGATCAGAGTCACCAAATAGCGACCAGCACTGAAGAGCAAAGTATTGTTGCTGAGGATATCAACACCAGTTTGAGTGCTATTAACGATCTTGTTAATAATACCGCGCACCATGCCGACACCTTAGCGAATGAGGCGAAAGACTTAAACGCCTTAGCGAGCTCTTTAAATGCCACAGTGAATCAGTTTAAGCTGTAA
- a CDS encoding VOC family protein: protein MKSILTSLMFVGDQAGKCEEAIKFYTSLFCDAEIIDIQYYTADEHEPEGSVKRAKFHINGREFMALDSHLNHSFSFTPSISLYIECQSLSEIESIFRTLAEGGTELMPLDNYAFSHRFGWLNDRYGVSWQLNLSH from the coding sequence ATGAAATCCATTTTAACTTCACTGATGTTCGTTGGCGATCAGGCGGGCAAGTGCGAGGAGGCGATTAAGTTCTATACGTCGTTGTTCTGCGATGCTGAGATCATCGATATTCAGTATTACACCGCCGACGAGCATGAACCCGAGGGGAGTGTGAAAAGGGCAAAGTTTCATATTAATGGCAGAGAATTTATGGCCCTCGACAGCCACCTTAACCACTCATTTAGTTTTACCCCCTCCATCTCGTTGTACATAGAGTGCCAATCATTGAGCGAAATAGAGAGCATCTTTCGCACCTTAGCCGAGGGCGGCACAGAGCTAATGCCTTTGGATAACTACGCCTTTAGCCATAGGTTTGGTTGGCTCAATGACCGGTATGGTGTGTCGTGGCAGCTTAACTTATCACATTAG
- a CDS encoding serine hydrolase domain-containing protein: MIKTIISSLLILLSFNSAYANSNAQLATKVEKAIEQEQLVGITWTAVADEHVQVGSAGYANVSSQEAMKPEQKMHVGSVTKSVLAMGVLHLVYQGALSLDTNVEALLGELHFDNPWSQHSPIQVKHLLEHTAGLDNIRMWQLLNTHASPDSPLRHAFSSSQGNLLTVRTEPGSQYSYSNMGYTLLAMVIEAVTQQRYEEYLDTNLLAALGMHNSSFEFISQQGPFADPLLAMGYHENHVAQPAVANYLRPSGQFTTTAPDMAKFIRFLLHDGRVNGERLIAANHMARLATPLHTDAQRAGLNIGHGLAFASRDRHQVLGMCHPGTTFGFRAYICLFPEQRKGFFYAINTDNETSGYERFNKLFINELDISKATPVAPKGNAIERSALPGVYTPSPNSMAEFEFMDMLFHFIWLEQANEHLVVKSLQKEDKQLLAIEGGLFRDTTRTQGSHVFYANKQGQWFIHDGRKTYRKVSGVALSLYWLSMLAGLSGLIYIFIVGLIRLVKRNNQGLGAIKWGFINLGLFALPICLYMNQSFLEFGDINAASISLAVLSGLLPLTLVFCLWAARKGQQCKRLDVASLVLALQWCVVLVAWGLLPIMFWR; encoded by the coding sequence ATGATAAAAACAATCATTTCCTCACTGCTTATTTTATTGTCGTTTAATAGTGCCTATGCCAATAGCAATGCGCAGCTGGCAACTAAGGTCGAAAAGGCCATCGAACAGGAGCAGCTAGTGGGGATCACTTGGACGGCGGTCGCCGATGAGCATGTGCAAGTAGGCAGTGCAGGCTATGCCAATGTGTCCAGCCAAGAGGCGATGAAGCCCGAGCAAAAAATGCATGTTGGCTCTGTGACCAAGTCGGTTTTGGCTATGGGGGTTTTGCACTTAGTGTACCAAGGCGCACTTTCTTTAGACACCAACGTTGAGGCCTTACTGGGTGAATTGCACTTCGATAACCCCTGGTCTCAGCACTCGCCAATTCAGGTTAAACACTTACTCGAACACACCGCTGGATTAGACAACATTCGCATGTGGCAATTATTAAATACCCATGCGTCGCCAGACTCGCCATTGCGACACGCTTTTTCCTCAAGTCAGGGCAATTTACTAACGGTTAGAACCGAGCCAGGAAGCCAATATTCATACTCTAATATGGGGTATACCTTGCTCGCGATGGTGATAGAAGCGGTTACTCAACAGCGCTACGAAGAGTATCTCGATACTAACCTGTTGGCAGCTTTAGGCATGCATAACAGCAGCTTTGAGTTTATTAGTCAGCAGGGACCATTCGCCGACCCATTACTGGCAATGGGGTATCATGAAAATCATGTTGCTCAACCTGCAGTGGCGAATTACCTTAGGCCTTCGGGTCAGTTCACCACGACCGCGCCAGATATGGCTAAGTTTATCCGCTTTTTGTTGCACGATGGCAGGGTTAACGGTGAGCGGCTTATCGCCGCCAATCATATGGCTCGGCTCGCCACACCTTTGCATACCGACGCACAGCGAGCTGGGCTTAACATTGGCCACGGCCTCGCCTTTGCAAGTAGAGACCGCCATCAGGTGTTAGGCATGTGCCACCCCGGTACGACATTTGGTTTTAGGGCCTATATTTGCCTTTTCCCCGAGCAAAGAAAGGGCTTTTTCTATGCCATTAACACCGATAACGAAACATCCGGCTATGAAAGGTTTAATAAACTATTTATCAATGAGTTAGATATCAGCAAAGCGACGCCAGTCGCGCCTAAGGGAAACGCCATTGAGCGCTCGGCCTTGCCAGGGGTTTATACGCCGTCGCCAAATAGTATGGCTGAGTTTGAATTTATGGATATGCTTTTTCATTTCATATGGTTAGAGCAAGCAAACGAGCACCTTGTGGTGAAGTCCTTGCAAAAGGAAGATAAGCAACTGCTTGCTATCGAAGGGGGATTATTTCGAGACACAACCCGGACACAAGGCTCGCACGTTTTCTATGCTAATAAGCAAGGGCAGTGGTTTATCCATGACGGACGCAAAACCTACCGCAAAGTATCTGGCGTGGCATTGTCACTGTATTGGTTAAGCATGCTTGCTGGCCTAAGTGGGCTGATTTATATCTTTATTGTCGGCTTGATAAGGTTGGTTAAGCGCAATAACCAGGGGTTGGGCGCGATCAAATGGGGGTTTATCAATCTGGGGCTATTTGCTTTGCCGATATGCCTCTATATGAACCAGTCGTTCCTGGAGTTTGGTGATATCAATGCAGCCAGTATCAGTTTGGCGGTGTTATCTGGGCTATTGCCCCTAACCCTTGTCTTCTGCTTGTGGGCAGCGCGTAAAGGGCAGCAATGTAAACGCCTTGATGTCGCATCACTGGTACTGGCGTTACAATGGTGCGTTGTGCTTGTTGCTTGGGGGCTGCTGCCCATTATGTTTTGGCGGTAA